The following proteins are encoded in a genomic region of Natronorubrum halophilum:
- a CDS encoding DUF371 domain-containing protein, with the protein MEEVIRARGHENVRAEHASTFEVTTDDYLTPAGDCILAIDADRAPADFDPAFVEACQDSDATITVTIEAGGCRDSVTGHGDPDLELTNERSAVGRTSDYVDDRTIVNDAPFAAAGFDRDLVDALAGGAEATVTITVE; encoded by the coding sequence ATGGAGGAAGTCATCCGCGCTCGAGGACACGAGAACGTGCGCGCCGAACACGCGAGCACGTTCGAGGTGACGACCGACGACTATCTCACCCCGGCCGGGGACTGCATTCTCGCGATCGACGCCGATCGCGCGCCGGCAGACTTCGATCCGGCGTTCGTCGAGGCGTGCCAGGATTCGGACGCGACGATCACGGTCACGATCGAAGCCGGCGGCTGTAGGGACTCGGTAACGGGACACGGCGACCCCGACCTCGAGTTGACGAACGAGCGCAGTGCCGTGGGTCGCACGAGCGACTACGTGGACGATCGGACGATCGTGAACGACGCACCGTTCGCGGCCGCGGGGTTCGACCGGGACCTCGTCGACGCGCTGGCTGGCGGGGCCGAGGCGACCGTGACGATCACCGTCGAGTGA
- a CDS encoding alkaline phosphatase family protein, protein MGLFDRLRGDGNPRVAFIGIDGVPYSLLSENEELFPNFAALAAEGTASEISSIVPPESSACWPSLTTGMNPGETGVYGFQDREVGTYDTYVPMGREVQADRVWDRVQEEGRQATVMNVPVTFPPQRNVQRMVSGFLSPGLDKAAYPDDVRDYLETLDYRIDVNPKLGHQGDKTEFIEDAHATLDARFEAFEHYIEEDDWGLFFGVFMTTDRVNHFLFKDYERDGEFKDEFIEFYRKLDDYIGQLREALPEDVTMIVASDHGFTSLDYEVHFNQWLLEEGWLSFRTDDPEELDDIADETTAYSFIPGRFYINLEGREPRGSVPESEYDEVRDELKAELEALEGPDGNKVVERVVEKEAAFRGDHDDIAPDLVAIPNKGFDLKSGFKADSEIFTSGPRNGMHSFDDTSLYIDHTEATIGDADLFDITPTILDLMNIDYSRGDFDGASLV, encoded by the coding sequence ATGGGTCTGTTCGATCGATTACGGGGCGACGGAAACCCCCGAGTCGCATTTATCGGGATCGACGGCGTGCCGTATAGTCTCCTCTCGGAGAACGAGGAACTGTTTCCGAACTTCGCCGCGCTCGCTGCAGAGGGCACGGCGAGCGAGATCTCGAGCATCGTTCCGCCCGAATCTAGCGCCTGCTGGCCGTCGCTGACGACCGGGATGAATCCCGGCGAAACGGGCGTCTACGGCTTTCAAGACCGCGAGGTCGGCACCTACGACACCTACGTCCCGATGGGACGCGAGGTCCAGGCCGACCGTGTCTGGGACCGCGTTCAGGAGGAGGGACGACAGGCGACCGTGATGAACGTCCCCGTCACCTTCCCGCCGCAGCGAAACGTTCAGCGGATGGTCTCGGGCTTTCTCTCGCCCGGTCTCGACAAAGCAGCCTACCCCGACGACGTTCGCGACTACCTCGAGACGCTCGATTACCGAATCGACGTCAACCCGAAACTCGGCCACCAGGGCGACAAAACCGAGTTCATCGAAGACGCTCACGCGACCCTCGATGCCCGTTTCGAGGCGTTCGAACACTACATCGAGGAGGACGATTGGGGCCTGTTCTTCGGCGTCTTCATGACGACCGACCGGGTCAACCACTTCCTGTTCAAAGACTACGAGCGCGACGGCGAGTTCAAGGACGAGTTCATCGAATTCTACCGGAAACTCGACGATTACATCGGGCAGCTTCGCGAGGCGCTGCCCGAAGACGTCACCATGATCGTCGCCTCCGATCACGGCTTTACGAGCCTCGACTATGAGGTCCACTTCAACCAGTGGCTACTGGAGGAGGGGTGGCTCTCCTTCCGGACCGACGACCCCGAGGAACTGGACGATATCGCCGACGAAACCACGGCGTACTCCTTCATCCCCGGTCGATTCTACATCAACCTCGAGGGGCGCGAACCCCGCGGCTCCGTCCCCGAGTCGGAGTACGACGAGGTTCGCGACGAACTCAAGGCCGAACTCGAGGCGCTCGAGGGACCGGACGGCAACAAGGTCGTCGAGCGCGTCGTCGAGAAAGAGGCGGCGTTCCGCGGCGATCACGACGATATCGCGCCGGATCTGGTCGCGATTCCGAACAAGGGCTTCGATCTCAAATCCGGCTTCAAGGCCGACTCCGAGATCTTCACCAGCGGCCCGCGAAACGGCATGCACAGCTTCGACGACACCTCGCTGTACATCGACCACACCGAGGCGACGATCGGCGACGCCGACCTCTTCGATATCACGCCGACGATCCTCGACCTCATGAACATCGACTACAGTCGCGGCGACTTCGACGGCGCGAGTCTGGTCTGA
- a CDS encoding inorganic diphosphatase: MVNLWEDLETGPNPPEEIYAVVECLKGERNKYEYDKDVPGVVLDRVLHSNVHYPSDYGFIPQSYYDDEDPFDVLVLVEDATFPGCVIEARPVALMKMDDDGEQDDKVIAVPSEDPRYDHIENLEDITQQQLDEIDEFFSSYKNLEEGKEVETQGWEDKQAAYDAIEHAQDLYEENF; this comes from the coding sequence ATGGTCAACCTCTGGGAAGACCTCGAGACTGGACCGAACCCACCCGAAGAGATCTATGCGGTCGTCGAATGTCTCAAAGGGGAGCGAAACAAGTACGAGTACGATAAGGACGTCCCCGGGGTCGTACTCGACCGCGTGCTGCACAGCAACGTCCACTATCCGAGCGACTACGGATTTATTCCGCAGTCGTACTACGACGACGAGGATCCCTTCGACGTGCTCGTCCTCGTCGAGGATGCGACGTTCCCCGGCTGCGTCATCGAAGCGCGCCCCGTCGCGCTGATGAAGATGGACGACGACGGCGAGCAAGACGACAAGGTCATCGCCGTTCCGTCCGAGGATCCACGATACGACCACATCGAGAACCTCGAAGACATCACCCAACAGCAACTCGACGAGATCGACGAGTTCTTCTCGAGTTACAAGAACTTAGAGGAGGGCAAGGAAGTCGAAACGCAGGGCTGGGAGGACAAACAGGCCGCCTACGACGCGATCGAGCACGCCCAGGACCTCTACGAAGAGAACTTCTAA
- a CDS encoding PadR family transcriptional regulator, with amino-acid sequence MSEAQSITGEQSIARELTAFQNNILVILAKEPMYGLAIKRELEEYYGTEVNHGRLYPNLDELVDLGLVEKSELDKRTNQYSLTDDGYDAVLDGIEWSLSKVVTGDDRADEINEIVENSY; translated from the coding sequence ATGTCAGAGGCACAATCAATCACCGGCGAACAGAGTATTGCACGCGAACTCACCGCGTTCCAGAACAACATCCTCGTCATCCTCGCCAAGGAGCCGATGTACGGACTGGCGATCAAGCGCGAACTCGAGGAGTACTACGGGACCGAAGTCAACCACGGCCGACTCTACCCGAACCTCGACGAACTCGTCGATCTCGGGCTGGTCGAGAAGAGCGAACTCGACAAGCGAACCAACCAGTACTCGCTGACCGACGACGGCTACGACGCCGTCCTCGACGGCATCGAATGGTCGCTCTCGAAGGTCGTTACGGGCGACGACCGCGCGGACGAGATCAACGAGATAGTCGAGAACAGCTACTGA
- a CDS encoding DUF7108 family protein gives MTDSNESLAGSAEANGSAGGGTDESESDGLPADVVDEAERLTRLKRTVPDENEARVHAERRTELLEDHDFTARIRDDDGDDVLVLHPDEWHEDGVIRTDRVDDISRAVEIRLEGSGDPDDWETVDAHNRELVADVRERHGDIHGDNATLLADFTGNHYAKRIEELTGDELEEFRTEYVVRNAWPSAAQRDAIGESIALVYETAGEPVPDEQVR, from the coding sequence ATGACCGACTCGAACGAATCGCTGGCCGGTTCCGCCGAAGCGAACGGCAGCGCCGGGGGCGGCACTGACGAATCCGAGAGCGACGGCCTTCCCGCAGATGTCGTCGACGAGGCCGAACGACTTACCCGACTCAAGCGGACGGTGCCCGACGAGAACGAGGCTCGAGTCCACGCGGAACGGCGCACGGAACTCCTCGAGGACCACGATTTCACCGCGCGTATCCGCGACGACGACGGCGACGACGTCCTCGTGCTCCACCCCGACGAGTGGCACGAGGACGGCGTGATCAGGACCGACCGCGTCGACGACATCTCGCGCGCGGTCGAGATCCGACTCGAGGGGTCGGGCGATCCCGACGACTGGGAGACGGTCGATGCACACAACCGTGAACTCGTCGCGGACGTGCGGGAGCGCCACGGCGATATCCACGGCGACAACGCAACGCTGCTCGCAGATTTTACCGGCAACCACTACGCGAAACGGATCGAGGAATTGACGGGCGACGAACTCGAGGAGTTTCGGACGGAGTACGTCGTGAGAAACGCGTGGCCGTCAGCGGCACAACGAGACGCGATCGGGGAATCGATCGCGCTCGTGTACGAGACGGCCGGTGAACCCGTTCCTGACGAACAGGTTCGGTAG
- the rnhA gene encoding ribonuclease HI — protein MPVIECDVETARERLEEAGVTVESGNTDHERWRASRGGATAVAYDDKVVIQGESPQDLEALLREDGGRAHVYFDGACRGNPGPAATGWVIVTGDGIVAEGGERIGTMTNNQAEYEALLTALEAARDYGYDEIHVRGDSELIVKQVRGEYDTNNPELREKRVTVREILAGFDDWTLEHIPREVNNRADGLANEALDQG, from the coding sequence ATGCCGGTTATCGAGTGCGACGTCGAGACGGCTCGAGAGCGACTCGAGGAGGCGGGCGTGACCGTCGAGTCCGGGAACACGGACCACGAACGGTGGCGTGCGAGTCGCGGTGGCGCGACGGCCGTCGCGTACGACGACAAGGTCGTGATTCAGGGAGAGAGCCCGCAGGATCTCGAGGCGCTGCTGCGAGAGGACGGCGGCCGCGCACACGTCTACTTCGACGGCGCGTGCCGGGGGAATCCCGGCCCCGCAGCGACCGGCTGGGTGATCGTCACCGGCGACGGCATCGTCGCCGAGGGCGGCGAGCGGATCGGCACGATGACGAACAATCAGGCCGAGTACGAGGCGCTGCTCACGGCCCTCGAGGCCGCTCGCGACTACGGCTACGACGAAATCCACGTGCGCGGCGACTCCGAGTTGATCGTCAAGCAGGTCCGCGGCGAGTACGATACGAACAACCCGGAGCTGCGCGAGAAGCGCGTGACCGTCCGCGAGATCCTCGCCGGGTTCGACGACTGGACGCTGGAGCACATCCCTCGAGAGGTCAACAACCGGGCGGACGGGCTCGCAAACGAGGCGCTCGACCAGGGCTGA
- a CDS encoding transcription initiation factor IIB — protein sequence MTRSTRQRERTHETDETEDQEGVRACPECESDNLVKDSDRGELICEDCGLVVEEEKIDPGPEWRAFNHQERQEKSRVGAPTTQTMHDKGLTTTIDWKDKDAYGRSISSKKRSQMHRLRKWQERIRTKDAGERNLQFALSEIDRMASALGVPRSVREVASVIYRRALKEDLIRGRSIEGVATSALYAACRKEGIPRSLEEISEVSRVERKEIGRTYRYISQELGLEMRPVDPKKYVPRFCSELELSEEVQTKANEIIEKTAEEGLLSGKSPTGYAAAAIYAASLLCNEKKTQREVADVAQVTEVTIRNRYQEQIEAMGIHG from the coding sequence ATGACACGGTCCACCCGCCAGCGGGAGCGAACACACGAGACGGACGAGACCGAGGATCAGGAAGGGGTTCGTGCGTGCCCTGAGTGTGAATCGGATAACCTGGTGAAAGACTCCGACCGGGGTGAGCTCATCTGTGAAGACTGTGGGCTCGTCGTGGAGGAAGAAAAAATCGATCCCGGTCCTGAGTGGCGGGCGTTTAACCATCAGGAACGGCAGGAAAAGTCCCGGGTCGGTGCGCCGACGACCCAGACGATGCACGATAAGGGACTGACCACTACGATCGACTGGAAGGACAAGGACGCATACGGCCGCTCTATCTCCTCGAAAAAGCGCAGCCAGATGCACCGACTGCGCAAGTGGCAAGAGCGCATCCGAACGAAGGATGCGGGGGAGCGTAATCTGCAGTTCGCGCTCAGCGAAATCGATCGAATGGCATCCGCACTGGGCGTTCCGCGCTCGGTTCGCGAGGTCGCATCCGTTATCTACCGGCGCGCGTTGAAAGAAGACCTCATCCGCGGTCGCTCGATCGAGGGCGTTGCGACGTCCGCGCTGTACGCTGCCTGTCGCAAGGAAGGTATCCCACGTAGTCTCGAGGAAATCTCGGAAGTCTCTCGTGTCGAACGCAAAGAGATCGGTCGCACGTATCGGTACATCTCGCAGGAACTCGGCCTCGAGATGCGCCCCGTCGACCCGAAAAAGTACGTCCCCCGCTTCTGTTCCGAACTCGAACTCTCCGAAGAGGTCCAGACGAAGGCCAACGAGATCATCGAGAAGACGGCCGAGGAAGGGCTGCTCTCGGGCAAGTCACCGACTGGCTACGCCGCCGCCGCGATCTACGCTGCATCGTTGCTCTGCAACGAGAAGAAGACCCAGCGCGAGGTTGCGGACGTGGCCCAGGTGACCGAGGTAACGATTCGAAACCGGTACCAGGAGCAGATCGAAGCGATGGGGATCCACGGGTAA
- the gfcR gene encoding transcriptional regulator GfcR, which translates to MKNVDDLIESAAELTTRGLSKGEIADELNVSRETASWLVERSGATTQPSDQPEQGAADGPIGGPQDIHVDWSAIGRDSKRMSAIAEAMADMLAKHGEGVDLTIGIEKAGGPIATLVARELETDLGTYTPAKHQWEEGDIEELGGTFSRNFAGIRDRECYVVDDTVTSGTTMRETIEAIRTEGGEPLACVVLADKQGLEELEGVPVYSLLQVISVGTEE; encoded by the coding sequence ATGAAAAACGTCGACGACTTGATCGAGAGTGCAGCCGAACTCACGACTCGGGGACTGTCGAAAGGCGAGATCGCGGACGAACTGAACGTCTCTCGAGAGACGGCGAGCTGGCTCGTCGAGCGAAGCGGTGCGACGACGCAGCCGTCGGATCAGCCGGAACAGGGGGCGGCCGACGGACCTATCGGCGGACCCCAGGATATCCACGTCGATTGGTCGGCAATCGGTCGAGACAGCAAACGAATGAGCGCGATCGCGGAAGCGATGGCCGATATGCTCGCTAAACACGGCGAAGGCGTCGATCTAACCATCGGAATCGAGAAAGCCGGCGGTCCGATCGCTACGCTCGTCGCGCGCGAACTCGAGACGGATCTGGGGACCTATACGCCCGCGAAACACCAGTGGGAGGAAGGCGATATCGAGGAACTCGGCGGCACGTTTTCGCGGAACTTCGCCGGGATCCGCGACCGCGAATGTTACGTCGTCGACGACACCGTCACCAGCGGGACCACGATGCGCGAGACCATCGAGGCCATTCGCACTGAAGGCGGCGAGCCCCTCGCGTGCGTCGTCCTCGCGGACAAGCAAGGCCTCGAGGAACTCGAGGGCGTCCCGGTCTACTCGCTGTTGCAGGTCATCAGCGTCGGCACGGAAGAGTAG
- a CDS encoding HAD family hydrolase, whose protein sequence is MERYDLVYQLYDEYDTETLREYQAFVDVFPAIDSRVALEHWQGATEELEERKDEIRSGFAAGETFAEVASRANRDQAFTALDLEAKYGRAVNVLVLDVDETLRSAGGTDNEIPRDTLHVLTEFHEAGVPIVICTGQTLENVKGFAIQGLGSEIVHSGDLSIVYEAGTGVFTPGHGAQTKQLLYEDLEEAIRNVFDDVRSRVLPEAPEDLRRGCHLQGNEFNVTMKPNYETGSTKARETIDAALVYLIDLLADAVGVALELNGTDGSDDREDGTGSREIDDETVVDWTRAFYADQDPEIRAVLEGEGAYPDLDSEAVPGALSDVLERIDVAYYEADAAEIGSLELNKVVGVERAFDVLDVDDPFALVMGDSKSDLRVMKWVDEIDAGIAAAPEHASQDTLEHVLRTDELVFDRGKSVDVLRTVFALNRLARLE, encoded by the coding sequence ATGGAGCGGTACGATCTCGTCTATCAGCTGTACGACGAGTACGACACGGAGACGCTACGGGAGTATCAGGCGTTCGTCGACGTCTTTCCGGCGATCGACTCTCGAGTCGCACTGGAGCACTGGCAGGGTGCAACCGAGGAACTCGAGGAGCGAAAGGACGAAATCCGATCCGGGTTTGCGGCGGGCGAGACGTTCGCCGAGGTCGCCTCCCGCGCCAATCGAGATCAAGCCTTTACCGCGCTGGATCTCGAAGCCAAGTACGGTCGCGCGGTGAACGTTCTCGTCCTCGACGTCGATGAAACGCTTCGTTCGGCGGGCGGGACGGACAACGAGATTCCGCGCGACACCCTGCACGTGCTGACGGAGTTCCACGAGGCCGGCGTGCCCATCGTCATCTGTACGGGCCAGACCCTGGAGAACGTCAAAGGGTTCGCGATTCAGGGCCTGGGCAGCGAGATCGTCCACTCGGGCGACCTCTCGATCGTCTACGAGGCCGGAACGGGCGTGTTCACGCCGGGTCACGGCGCGCAGACGAAGCAACTGCTCTACGAGGACCTGGAGGAAGCGATCCGGAACGTCTTCGACGACGTGCGCTCGCGCGTGCTTCCAGAAGCCCCCGAGGACCTTCGGCGCGGCTGTCACCTGCAGGGCAACGAGTTCAACGTCACGATGAAGCCGAATTACGAAACCGGCTCCACGAAGGCCCGGGAGACGATCGACGCGGCGCTGGTCTACCTGATCGACCTGCTCGCCGACGCCGTCGGTGTCGCACTCGAGTTGAACGGGACGGACGGGAGCGACGATCGGGAAGACGGTACCGGCAGCAGGGAGATCGACGACGAGACGGTCGTCGACTGGACGCGCGCGTTCTACGCCGATCAGGATCCGGAGATCAGGGCCGTCCTCGAGGGCGAAGGAGCCTATCCCGATCTCGACTCGGAGGCGGTTCCCGGAGCGCTTTCGGACGTCTTAGAACGCATCGACGTGGCCTACTACGAGGCCGATGCGGCCGAGATCGGAAGCCTCGAGTTGAACAAGGTCGTCGGCGTCGAGCGTGCGTTCGACGTCCTGGACGTCGACGATCCGTTTGCCCTCGTGATGGGCGACTCCAAGAGCGACCTGCGCGTGATGAAGTGGGTCGACGAGATCGACGCGGGCATCGCGGCCGCGCCCGAACACGCTTCTCAGGATACCCTAGAGCACGTCCTCAGGACGGACGAACTCGTCTTCGATCGGGGGAAGAGCGTCGACGTTCTGCGGACGGTGTTTGCGCTGAATAGATTGGCACGGCTCGAGTGA